Part of the Gemmatimonadales bacterium genome is shown below.
CCGCGATGCAGCGCGCGCTCGGGCCGGGAGGCGGCGCGCTGCTCGTCGCCGGCTCCGTGGCCGCGTGGTGCCTCCTGCCGATCGCCGGGGCCATCCGGATCTATCGACGCCGCGATTTCTAGCCCCGGTGACCCGAATCACCCCCCGCGGCCTGGCTGGCGCGTACCGTTCCGCACGGGCGATGCCCGGCATCGGGCCGGATGCACGCCCACGAGGAGGTCACTATGCGGGAGAGACTGTCACTGCGGGCCGCGCTGGCCGGTGCCGTGGTTCCGATGTTCCTGGCCGGCGCATGCGGGCCCAGGAGCAACACCGGCGGTGCCAACACCGGCATGGCCGACCAGACGTCGGCGGCCGACACGACGCTGCCGGTCGATACGGCAGCCACGAATCCGGCCGCGAACCCCGGCGCCGCCGCGTCCGACACCGGCGCCGCCGTCTCCGACACCGGTGCCGCGCTCAGCGACGCCAACATCGTGGCGCTGCTCGACGAGGCCAACAAGGCGGACAGCGCCGCCGGCGCCTACGCGCTCAAGAAGACGAGCAATGGGGACGTGAGGGGATTCGCCACACAGATGGAGACGGACCACCACGCGCTGCGGCTCCAGGGCCAGCAGCTGGCGAAGAAACTCAATATCACGCCTGAGCCGCCGGCGAACGATCCGGTGAAGGCTCTGGCCAAGGCGGAGATGGATTCGCTGAAGGCGGCGCCGAAGGGCGCACAGTTCGACCGGACCTACATCGACCAGGAGGTCGGCGTCCACAAGGCCGTGATCGATCTGGCCGAAAAGGCGCATGACGCGACCCAGAACCAGGAACTCAAGAGCCTGATCGAGAAGGCTAAGCCTATCCTGCAGACCCACCTCGATCGGGCGGAATCGATTCAGAAGAAGCTGGGCAGCCCGTCGGCGTAGCGCGATTGCGCGCGAACCGCAGCGCCGGATCACCTGCATAGAGCGCCGCCGCCTCGGCCAGGCATCGATCGGCCGGGGCGGCGGCGATCCGCCGCGCCGGCATCCGTCAGCCCATCGTGCCCGTTCCCCATGAAGTCCACGTAAACCCGCACCCGGGCTGGGACATCGTCCAGGGTGGCTCCGCCGTGCAGGGCATTCCGGTGCCGAGTCACTCTTGTACCGTTCCAGCTTCCGATGCCGCGCCGCCCAGGCGCCGGCGCACCATCTCGCGATATCGGCTGTTGGTCTGCGGCTTGAGAAAAAGCGCGACCACCTCGGGGTGCGCCGCACGCACCTTGTGCTCGATCTCGGTCACGCGCCGCTCCAGCTCGGACACGCGCACGTCGTCGGTGAACTCGATGCTGAGCGCGGCCACGATCTGATCCGGCGCAAGCTGCACCGTGAGCACACCATTGACCCGCTCCACCGAAGGCTCCGCTTCGGCAATCCGGAGGATCGCTTCGCTGAGGCCGCGGCCGGCCCGTTCGCCGATCAGGAGGCTCTTGCTCTCCCGCGCCAGGAGAATCGCGACCGCGCCGAGCACGAGACCGATGAGGATCGACGCGATGCCGTCGAAGACGGGCGCTTTGAGGGTCACGGTCGCGAATGTGCCGGCGGCCGCGAGAAAAATGCCGGCCAGCGCGGCGCTGTCCTCGAACAGCACCATGAATGAC
Proteins encoded:
- a CDS encoding DUF4142 domain-containing protein, whose amino-acid sequence is MHAHEEVTMRERLSLRAALAGAVVPMFLAGACGPRSNTGGANTGMADQTSAADTTLPVDTAATNPAANPGAAASDTGAAVSDTGAALSDANIVALLDEANKADSAAGAYALKKTSNGDVRGFATQMETDHHALRLQGQQLAKKLNITPEPPANDPVKALAKAEMDSLKAAPKGAQFDRTYIDQEVGVHKAVIDLAEKAHDATQNQELKSLIEKAKPILQTHLDRAESIQKKLGSPSA
- a CDS encoding cation diffusion facilitator family transporter, encoding MAASSQSRTVIYAALIGNLLVAVTKAVAAAISGSSAMLSEAVHSFVDTGNEVLLLYGMHRAAEHADPEHPLGHGRELYFWSFIVALLIFALGAGISIYEGVNHIRHPEPITDPLVNYVVLALALLFEGTTWIIALRRFRAVKGSLGYYAAFRRSKDPPSFMVLFEDSAALAGIFLAAAGTFATVTLKAPVFDGIASILIGLVLGAVAILLARESKSLLIGERAGRGLSEAILRIAEAEPSVERVNGVLTVQLAPDQIVAALSIEFTDDVRVSELERRVTEIEHKVRAAHPEVVALFLKPQTNSRYREMVRRRLGGAASEAGTVQE